In Mercurialis annua linkage group LG6, ddMerAnnu1.2, whole genome shotgun sequence, the following are encoded in one genomic region:
- the LOC126687672 gene encoding uncharacterized protein LOC126687672, with amino-acid sequence MKLNPAKCAFGVRAGKFLGYLISQRGIEANPEKIQAIANMKAPQNIREVQKLNGRVTALGRFISSSAKKCLPFFKQLRNMKKFTWDEECQRAFENLKSFLTQPPLLSRPIAGETLYLYLSVGKETIASVLVREEGEEQQPIYYVSRTLKGAELNYPTIDKLALAVVVTTKKLKPYFQGHTVIVRTNQPLRKALHRPETSGRLVSWSVQLGEHDIRYEPRKTLKAQALADFVAEMTEKPPDAVVEDITWNLFVDGASSEQGAGAGIVLLGPQKVVIEHAVHLKFRATNNVAAEYEAFLTGLTLAREVKAEKLRIHSDSQLVTSQILGQFQTKDANMAKYMEKAKGMLKEIERNGGQWEIIPIPRERNTQADALAKAAAAKSPLYLSLYMKEERMNPIIDEEEIFPITKMDSWMQPIVAYLNDGTVPEGRAEAAKLVRISVEEGAYVLKEIHEGDCGAHEGAASLSRKALLMGYYWPTMKKDAETMVKKFDKCQRFGTIIRTPAAHQSAIGSPWPFMTRGVDILGPFTPARGQVKFIVVAVDHFTKWMEVQPMSTITSQKIINWLSNEVMSRFGTPHTLVTDNGKQFDCAKFREYCAELGINLKFNSVAHPQTNELTEVTNRTILSGIKKRLGDLKGRWIDELYHVIWAYRTTPRRATEETPFRLTYGTEAVLPVEMGMPTLRVQVVDEERNEEALKLCLDLLEERRHQAAIRAEAYRRQMTRYHNARVKERSLSEGDLVLRKAEIGKGAAGVGKLEPNWDGPYRVTEVVGKGAYRIAQLEGTPLPRTWNIENLKKYFQ; translated from the exons ATGAAGCTCAACCCAGCCAAATGCGCCTTTGGAGTCAGAGCAGGTAAATTCCTAGGATACCTGATCAGCCAACGGGGCATAGAGGCTAACCCTGAAAAGATCCAAGCTATAGCAAACATGAAGGCTCCGCAGAACATCAGAGAAGTGCAAAAGTTGAATGGCCGTGTCACAGCACTGGGACGCTTCATCTCTTCGTCGGCTAAAAAATGTTTACCATTTTTTAAGCAACTAAGGAATATGAAAAAATTCACTTGGGATGAAGAGTGCCAGAGAGCATTTGAAAATCTGAAGTCTTTCTTGACCCAACCACCACTACTGAGCAGACCCATCGCGGGAGAGACGCTATACCTATACCTCTCAGTAGGGAAGGAGACAATCGCATCCGTCCTAGTCCGAGAAGAAGGGGAAGAACAGCAACCTATCTACTATGTGAGCAGGACGCTTAAAGGCGCAGAGCTCAACTACCCAACCATCGACAAGTTGGCGTTAGCAGTAGTAGTTACGACAAAGAAGCTCAAACCGTACTTCCAAGGGCACACAGTCATCGTCCGGACAAACCAACCTTTACGCAAAGCTCTCCATCGTCCAGAAACATCTGGAAGGCTAGTAAGCTGGTCGGTACAGCTGGGAGAGCACGATATAAGGTACGAGCCAAGAAAGACGCTGAAGGCACAAGCGCTGGCAGATTTCGTCGCAGAAATGACTGAGAAACCACCTGACGCAGTCGTAGAGGACATAACCTGGAACCTGTTCGTAGACGGAGCTTCCAGTGAACAGGGGGCTGGAGCAGGAATAGTGTTACTCGGACCTCAGAAGGTAGTCATTGAGCATGCAGTGCATTTGAAGTTTCGAGCTACCAACAATGTGGCAG cagaatatgaggccttTCTAACAGGGCTCACATTAGCGAGAGAAGTAAAAGCAGaaaagctgaggatccacagtgaCTCCCAGCTGGTCACAAGTCAGATCTTGGGCCAATTCCAGACGAAAGACGCAAACATGGCAAAATACATGGAAAAAGCGAAGGGGATGCTAAAGGAAATAGAAAGGAATGGCGGGCAATGGGAGATAATCCCAATACCCAGAGAAAGAAACACACAGGCAGACGCCCTGGCAAAGGCAGCTGCTGCAAAAAGCCCCCTGTATCTCTCACTCTACATGAAAGAGGAGAGGATGAATCCCATAATAGACGAGGAAGAAATTTTTCCGATCACAAAGATGGATTCTTGGATGCAACCCATAGTTGCATACCTGAATGACGGAACAGTCCCAGAAGGGAGAGCAGAAGCAGCCAAACTGGTGCGAATATCGGTAGAGGAGGGAGCCTATGTACTGAAGGAAATCCATGAAGGAGATTGTGGAGCACATGAGGGAGCAGCCTCTCTGAGCAGGAAAGCACTACTCATGGGGTACTATTGGCCAACCATGAAGAAAGACGCAGAAACAATGGTGAAAAAATTCGACAAGTGTCAAAGATTTGGCACAATCATAAGAACTCCAGCAGCCCACCAATCAGCAATTGGAAGTCCATGGCCTTTCATGACAAGGGGAGTGGACATACTGGGACCATTCACCCCAGCCAGGGGACAAGTCAAATTTATTGTGGTTGCGGTGGATCATTTCACCAAGTGGATGGAAGTGCAACCAATGAGCACCATAACGTCCCAGAAGATCATCAATTGGCTTTCAAACGAAGTCATGAGCAg GTTTGGGACACCACACACCCTAGTCACAGACAACGGGAAACAGTTCGATTGCGCAAAGTTCAGGGAATACTGCGCCGAGTTAGGGATCAACTTGAAATTTAATTCAGTAGCACACCCGCAGACCAACGAACTCACAGAAGTAACCAACCGCACTATCCTATCCGGAATCAAGAAGAGACTCGGAGACTTGAAAGGGAGATGGATAGACGAACTATACCATGTCATATGGGCTTATAGAACAACTCCCAGGAGGGCCACAGAGGAAACACCTTTCCGACTCACTTATGGAACAGAGGCTGTCCTCCCCGTAGAAATGGGAATGCCCACACTAAGGGTACAGGTCGTAGACGAAGAGCGCAATGAAGAAGCATTGAAGCTGTGCTTGGATCTACTAGAAGAGAGAAGACACCAAGCAGCCATACGCGCAGAAGCTTATCGCAGACAAATGACTAGGTATCATAATGCCAGAGTCAAAGAACGAAGTCTGTCAGAAGGAGACTTAGTCCTTCGAAAAGCAGAGATAGGGAAAGGAGCGGCAGGAGTAGGAAAACTCGAGCCCAACTGGGACGGTCCTTACCGAGTCACAGAAGTCGTAGGAAAAGGAGCATATAGAATAGCTCAGTTAGAAGGCACACCATTGCCTAGAACCTGGAATATCGAGAATTTGAAGAAATATTTCCAGTGA